In the genome of Aspergillus luchuensis IFO 4308 DNA, chromosome 2, nearly complete sequence, one region contains:
- a CDS encoding putative hydrolase (CAZy:GH2;~COG:G;~EggNog:ENOG410PJ3U;~InterPro:IPR006103,IPR017853,IPR006104,IPR036156, IPR008979,IPR006102,IPR013783;~PFAM:PF02837,PF00703;~SECRETED:SignalP(1-17);~go_function: GO:0004553 - hydrolase activity, hydrolyzing O-glycosyl compounds [Evidence IEA];~go_process: GO:0005975 - carbohydrate metabolic process [Evidence IEA]), with protein MYGTLAYLSFFLTCSLARSVGDVHQHAARTTTQYAQKQPPLDTPWTEDVGTNPWPEYPRPQMARSQWQNLNGIWQYQSASSLNDSQYPPFGQDLAQEVLIPSCLESGLSGIQGTNTLYSWFRTNFTVPDSWSGESVLLNFGAVDYEATVFINGKQAGFNRGGYFEFTIDITQYVDTSASNEMLVFVHDPTDSDGYVIPIGKQRLIPSHIFYTPCSGIWQSVWIETAPANYVTQLDLTADMHGQVNATVHSITGNGTTVNISVFDGDDVVGSASGLSDQPLLFNVSDPKLWSPDSPNLYNVTVTLGQDKISSYTGFRTISKGTVDGVVRPLLNGNFSFIFGTLDQGYWPDGLYTPPNREAMVYDLKFLKDMGFNMVRKHIKVEPALWYRACDEMGLLVIQDMPSLRPLETTVDANGVSVTILPDADQQNEFGRQLEVLVNQLKSYPSIFAWVIYNEGWGQITSYYPEFNLTSIVKQLDPTRLVDATSGWHDHGAGDFSDNHHYANPQCGTPFYSIDSSPYDSNRIGIQGEFGGLGNNVSIEHLWNNQEAINSINETYEIDTDVDAWNYRSHLLLSELQDQVRLYACSVGVWTQTVDVEGEVNGLMTYDRRVKRVNETQWKDDIQGLYDAASKRTNSSSTN; from the exons ATGTATGGGACTCTTGCCTACCTCTCCTTTTTCCTGACTTGCTCTCTTGCAAGAAGCGTCGGTGATGTACACCAACACGCTGCTCGAACGACCACACAGTATGCTCAGAAGCAGCCGCCGTTGGACACTCCTTGGACGGAGGATGTCGGGACAAATCCATGGCCTGAGTACCCCCGTCCACAAATGGCGAGGAGTCAGTGGCAGAACTTGAACGGTATCTGGCAGTATCAGAGTGCTTCCAGCCTGAATGACAGCCAATACCCGCCTTTCGGTCAAGATCTCGCTCAAGAGGTCCTGATCCCCTCGTGCCTCGAAAGTGGACTATCTG GTATTCAGGGAACGAACACGCTTTATTCTTGGTTCAGGACCAACTTCACAGTTCCGGATTCCTGGAGTGGAGAGAGCGTTCTCCTCAATTTCGGAGCTGTAGATTATGAAGCTACCGTTTTTATCAACGGAAAGCAGGCGGGTTTTAACCGCGGTGGTTATTTTGAATTCACCATCGACATCACCCAATATGTCGACACTTCGGCGTCTAACGAAAT GCTTGTTTTCGTGCATGACCCGACCGATAGCGATGGCTATGTCATCCCTATCGGCAAGCAGCGACTGATCCCGTCGCATATCTTCTACACTCCCTGCAGTGGTATTTGGCAGAGCGTCTGGATCGAAACTGCCCCGGCAAACTATGTGACGCAACTTGACCTTACCGCTGACATGCACGGCCAAG TCAATGCCACCGTGCACAGTATCACAGGCAATGGCACGACAGTGAATATCTCCGTGTTTGATGGTGACGACGTGGTCGGTTCTGCCAGCGGCTTATCCGATCAGCCTCTTCTGTTCAATGTTTCCGATCCCAAGCTTTGGTCTCCGGACTCGCCCAATCTGTACAACGTGACAGTCACCCTGGGACAAGATAAGATCTCGAGTTACACTGGCTTCCGCACAATCTCGAAGGGTACTGTGGATGGTGTTGTCCGGCCACTGTTGAACGGAAACTTCAGCTTCATTTTTGGTACACTTGACCAAGGATACTGGCCAGATGGGCTTTACACTCCCCCAAACCGTGAAGCGATGGTCTATGACCTGAAGTTCCTCAAAGACATGGGCTTCAATATGGTTCGCAAGCAT ATCAAAGTTGAGCCAGCGCTCTGGTACCGTGCATGTGACGAAATGGGTCTCCTGGTTATTCAGGATATGCCATCGCTTCGGCCGCTGGAGACCACAGTTGATGCCAACGGCGTGTCTGTAACTATATTGCCCGACGCGGACCAGCAAAATGAATTCGGAAGGCAACTGGAGGTGCTGGTTAATCAGCTCAAGAGCTATCCTAGTATCTTTGCCTGG GTGATTTATAACGAAGGATGGGGCCAGATCACCAGCTACTATCCCGAGTTCAACTTGACGTCGATTGTGAAGCAGCTTGACCCCACTCGACTGGTTGATGCGACATCTGGCTGGCATGACCACGGCGCCGGCGACTTTAGC GATAACCACCACTATGCGAACCCCCAGTGCGGCACTCCGTTCTATTCTATCGACTCCAGCCCGTATGACTCGAACCGGATTGGCATCCAAGGAGAGTTTGGAGGACTTGGGAACAACGTCTCGATCGAGCA CCTTTGGAACAACCAAGAAGCGatcaacagcatcaacgAAACATATGAGATTGACACGGATGTGGATGCTTGGAATTACCGCAGCCACCTTCTGCTGTCTGAGCTGCAGGACCAGGTCCGCCTGTACGCTTGCAGTGTTGGTGTATGGACCCAAACGGTTGATGTTGAGGGTGAGGTGAATGGATTGATGACATACGATCGGCGCGTCAAGCGGGTGAACGAGACCCAGTGGAAGGATGATATCCAGGGTTTGTATGATGCGGCTTCCAAGAGGACCAATTCTTCGTCGACGAATTGA
- a CDS encoding sugar porter family MFS transporter (COG:G;~EggNog:ENOG410PJ41;~InterPro:IPR005829,IPR005828,IPR003663,IPR036259, IPR020846;~PFAM:PF00083,PF07690;~TransMembrane:9 (o6-24i94-116o122-139i151-171o191-210i279-300o320-336i343-365o458-476i);~go_component: GO:0016020 - membrane [Evidence IEA];~go_component: GO:0016021 - integral component of membrane [Evidence IEA];~go_function: GO:0022857 - transmembrane transporter activity [Evidence IEA];~go_process: GO:0055085 - transmembrane transport [Evidence IEA]) — protein MLIGNIYVIASVAVVGGGLFGFDISSMSAQLSENSYLCYFNQGPKGPPFTDDDDCSGPTSLNQGGITAAMAAGSWLGALISGPLSDRIGRKTSIMVGCIVWLIGSTIMCASQNIGMLVVGRVINGLAVGIESAQVPVYISELSPPSKRGRFVGMQQWAITWGILIMFYISYGCSFIGGQKSYNYSTASWRVPWGLQMLPAVFLFLGMLVLPESPRWLARKDRWEDCHRVLALVHAKGDLSHPFVALELQDIRDMCELERQFKDVTYLDLFKPRMINRTMIGLFMQIWSQLTGMNVMMYYITYLFSMAGYTGDSTLLASSIQYIINVFMTLPALIWMDKWGRRMPLLVGAALMAILMYANGAIMAVHGTVVPGGINGVAAESMRLHGAPAKGLIACTYLFVASYAPTWGPVSWTYPPELYPLRLRGKGVALSTSGNWAFNTALGLFTPTAFENIRWKTYIMFGVFNTAMFLHVLFLFPETAGKTLEETEAMFEDPNGIKYIGTPAWKTKMKTRQVEQLEHGQVDVESKIETRHAETSETVTKSQEATA, from the exons ATGTTGATCGGCAACATCTACGTGATTGCGAGCGTCGCCGTCGTCGGCGGCGGCTTGTTTGGCTTTGATATCTCCTCCATGTCCGCTCAGCTGAGCGAAAATTCCTATCTATGCTATTTCAACCAGGGCCCTAAGGGACCCCCCTTtactgacgatgatgactgTTCCGGTCCCACATCCCTCAACCAAGGTGGCATCACGGCCGCCATGGCAGCTGGATCGTGGCTGGGTGCCTTGATTTCCGGTCCGCTTTCCGACCGCATTGGACGCAAGACATCCATCATGGTCGGCTGTATCGTTTG GCTGATTGGTTCCACCATTATGTGTGCGTCGCAGAACATTGGCATGCTCGTTGTTGGGCGGGTCATCAACGGTCTCGCTGTGGGCATAGAATCTGCTCAGGTCCCCGTCTACATCAGTGAGCTTTCGCCACCCTCCAAGCGCGGTCGGTTTGTAGGCATGCAGCAATGGGCCATTACATGGGGTATCCTCATCATGTTTTA TATCTCGTACGGCTGCTCCTTCATCGGGGGACAGAAGTCCTACAACTACAGCACTGCTTCTTGGCGGGTCCCCTGGGGTCTGCAGATGCTGCCGgctgttttccttttccttggcATGCTGGTTCTGCCCGAGTCTCCTCGCTGGTTGGCGCGCAAGGATCGTTGGGAGGACTGCCACCGGGTCTTGGCTCTCGTCCACGCCAAAGGTGATCTCAGCCATCCTTTCGTTGCGCTAGAGCTGCAGGATATCCGGGATATGTGTGAGCTAGAACGTCAGTTCAAAGATGTCACTTATCTTGACTTGTTCAAGCCGAGGATGATCAATCGTACGATGATCGGTCTTTTCATGCAGATCTGGTCTCAGCTGACCGGCATGAATGTGATGA TGTACTACATCACCTACCTCTTCTCCATGGCTGGGTACACCGGTGACTCCACCCTCCTTGCTTCCTCCATTCAATACATTATTAATGTGTTTATGACCCTGCCGGCTCTAATCTGGATGGACAAGTGGGGGCGTCGCATGCCATTGCTGGTTGGCGCAGCTCTCATGGCCATCTTGATGTATGCCAACGGTGCGATCATGGCGGTTCATGGTACTGTGGTGCCTGGGGGCATCAACGGTGTTGCGGCCGAGTCAATGCGTCTTCACGGCGCTCCGGCCAAAGGTTTGATTGCTTGCACATACCTCTTCGTCGCGTCGTATGCGCCTACCTGGGGTCCTGTGTCTTGGACCTATCCCCCTGAGTTGTATCCGCTCCGGTTGCGTGGTAAGGGAGTGGCCTTGTCGACCTCAGGTAACTGGGCGTTTAACACTGCATTGGGACTGTTTACACCGACGGCCTTTGAGAACATCCGCTGGAAGACCTACATCATGTTTGGGGTGTTCAACACTGCGATGTTCTTGCACGTGTTGTTCCTTTTCCCGGAGACAGCAGGAAAGACGCTCGAAGAGACGGAAGCGATGTTTGAGGATCCCAACGGCATCAAGTACATTGGAACACCGGCCTGGAAGACCAAGATGAAGACCCGGCAAGTGGAGCAGTTGGAGCACGGCCAAGTGGATGTGGAATCAAAGATTGAAACCCGCCACGCAGAGACCTCCGAGACCGTCACAAAATCGCAGGAGGCGACGGCCTAA
- a CDS encoding PP2C family serine/threonine-protein phosphatase (COG:T;~EggNog:ENOG410PV7H;~InterPro:IPR036457,IPR001932,IPR015655;~PFAM:PF00481;~go_function: GO:0004722 - protein serine/threonine phosphatase activity [Evidence IEA];~go_function: GO:0016791 - phosphatase activity [Evidence IEA];~go_process: GO:0006470 - protein dephosphorylation [Evidence IEA]), which produces MFTSSLGGARTRLLKVVVRRVPTTSSPIRHHQHSYLLVPRNWTHSYYSTKGASTSTSTPSSNTIRTIALVSAISAPALWWLSTNINTNTSSDRSTATTSHNNDNADTANDAPYLPHPPPTQEAVVETGLSVEEVTRLISRDAYSFPVRNVPGVSRYDGVQVGSNDPCEDRFVHGRFEAPWGGKGDSNGQGQGQWIAWGVFDGHLGGQMAEVLRERLVGVVRDRLGLLGSAGGDVGEEAVHRAIMDGFVSLDDSIVKGAMELSESEMPLAEKVKRLAPAYAGSCALLSLYDPASRMLHVACTGDSRAVLARKRADGGWEAVPLSVDQTGKNEDEIARLHAEHPGEDEVVKGGRVLGLAVSRAFGDCQWKWPLEFQNDVQKRFYGPAPLTPRYPVRTPPYLTAEPVVTSTRIGAEESAFLIMATDGLWDMMSSQQAVDLVGRWLEGAAVGEKSSRLESPERFDFSQFWDEVDWQFVEERTAVQDDNAAVHLVRNSLGGNHHEMIAGRLAFSFPASRRVRDDVTVQVVFFNDDPRK; this is translated from the coding sequence ATGTTCACCTCCTCATTGGGTGGGGCGCGAACGCGTCTActaaaagtagtagtacgaCGCGTgcccacaacatcatcacctatccgtcaccaccaacactccTACTTATTAGTCCCACGGAACTGGACCCATTCCTACTACTCGACTAAAGGCGCATCcacatctacatccacaCCATCATCTAATACGATAAGAACCATCGCGCTAGTTAGTGCGATTAGTGCGCCTGCATTATGGTGGCTCAgcaccaacatcaacaccaacactaGTAGTGATAGGagtactgctactactagccACAACAATGACAATGCAGATACAGCTAATGATGCACCGTATCTtccccacccaccacctACACAAGAAGCGGTGGTCGAGACAGGTCTCTCGGTGGAAGAAGTCACGCGGCTGATATCGCGCGATGCGTACTCCTTTCCCGTGAGGAATGTCCCCGGCGTGAGCAGATATGATGGTGTGCAGGTGGGATCTAATGACCCCTGCGAGGACCGGTTTGTGCATGGGAGGTTTGAGGCGCCGTGGGGTGGTAAGGGTGATAGTAATGGGCAGGGGCAGGGGCAGTGGATCGCGTGGGGAGTGTTTGATGGGCATTTGGGCGGGCAGATGGCTGAGGTGTTAAGGGAGAGATTGGTGGGGGTTGTGCGGGACCgattggggttgttgggttcCGCTGGAGGTGATGTGGGTGAAGAGGCGGTCCATCGGGCGATCATGGATGGGTTTGTGAGTCTTGATGATTCGATTGTTAAGGGGGCGATGGAGTTGTCGGAGAGTGAGATGCCGTTGGCGGAGAAGGTCAAGAGACTTGCCCCTGCGTATGCGGGATCGTGTGCTTTGCTGTCGTTGTATGATCCTGCATCGCGCATGCTGCATGTTGCATGTACTGGTGATTCACGCGCGGTGTTGGCGAGGAAACGGGCagatggggggtgggaggctGTCCCTTTGTCTGTGGATCAGACTGGTaagaatgaagatgagattGCCAGGCTTCATGCGGAACATCctggtgaagatgaggtggtcAAGGGTGGCCGGGTATTGGGTCTGGCTGTCTCGCGTGCGTTTGGCGATTGTCAGTGGAAATGGCCGTTGGAGTTCCAGAATGATGTGCAGAAGAGGTTCTATGGTCCGGCGCCGTTGACACCCAGGTATCCGGTTCGCACGCCGCCGTATTTGACGGCTGAGCCGGTGGTTACTAGTACTAGGATTGGGGCTGAAGAGTCGGCGTTTCTGATTATGGCCACCGATGGGCTGTGGGATATGATGTCTAGCCAGCAGGCTGTTGATTTGGTAGGGAGGTGGTTGGAGGGAGCAGCGGTAGGTGAGAAGAGCAGCAGGTTGGAGTCTCCTGAGCGGTTTGATTTCAGCCAGTTTTGGGATGAAGTGGATTGGCAATTTGTGGAGGAACGGACAGCAGTCCAGGATGACAATGCTGCTGTGCATTTGGTGCGCAATTCTCTTGGGGGCAATCATCATGAGATGATAGCTGGTCGGCTTGCTTTTAGCTTTCCGGCTTCTCGGCGAGTGAGAGACGATGTGACCGTGCAggtggtcttcttcaatgatgACCCACGTAAGTGA
- a CDS encoding amidohydrolase (COG:F,Q;~EggNog:ENOG410PM13;~InterPro:IPR011059,IPR006680,IPR032466;~MEROPS:MER0037714;~PFAM:PF01979;~go_function: GO:0016787 - hydrolase activity [Evidence IEA];~go_function: GO:0016810 - hydrolase activity, acting on carbon-nitrogen (but not peptide) bonds [Evidence IEA]), with translation MTSTPPKETLFTHATIITINPDRTIIRNGYLLVRDTRIAAIGASPVPADLLTPDITTIDCTGKIILPGLINIHAHLVQSLLRGLAEDLPLHNWLCDAIWPLEASYADKDGYHAARLTIAEMLKTGTTCFLDPMVTYRAGWESVCDAVGEMGIRGCLGKLIKFPETNRQLSITDPRDQDLLAMSIPGLLSAHEAHHGTHNNRLHVWAAAGTPRGAPASLYRELGETCASHGISLTMHCAEAPKDREIYHDVYGCSAMEFIRDTELCPNRQDKQRKIHNLVLAHMVNLDLETDLPLLSATYTSVAHNPSSNLKLASGVAPIPSMLGYEHGINVGLGTDGAPCSNHYDMFQEMHLAAILHKGVCRDARVVGAETVLEMATINGAKALGLEDEIGSLEVGKKADLVIVDPYGKGGVGAAPWHWEDEDGASVVTTVVHGCTGRDVDLTMVDGEILVLGGKLVCGLEGEIISQAQRASRGVRARCRSRMGSES, from the exons ATGACCTCAACACCTCCCAAGGAAACACTATTCACCCACGCCACAATCATAACCATCAACCCCGACCGTACCATAATCCGCAATGGGTACCTCCTCGTGCGCGACACCCGCATCGCCGCTATCGGGGCATCTCCCGTCCCCGCCGACCTTCTCACTCCAGACATAACCACCATCGACTGCACCGGCAAGATCATCCTCCCAGGACTGATAAACATCCATGCGCATCTAGTACAGTCTCTACTACGCGGACTGGCCGAagacctccctctccacaacTGGCTCTGCGACGCAATCTGGCCCCTCGAGGCATCCTACGCAGACAAAGATGGCTACCATGCTGCGCGGCTCACCATCGCAGAGATGCTCAAGACGGGCACGACATGTTTCTTAGACCCAATGGTGACCTACCGAGCGGGATGGGAGAGTGTCTGTGATGCTgtgggggagatggggattAGAGGGTGCTTG GGCAAACTGATCAAGTTCCCCGAAACTAACCGCCAACTATCCATCACCGACCCACGCGACCAGGACCTCCTCGCCATGTCTATTCCCGGTCTGCTCTCCGCCCACGAAGCCCACCACGGCACACACAACAACCGACTGCACGTGTGGGCCGCGGCTGGAACTCCCAGGGGCGCACCAGCTTCATTATACCGCGAGCTAGGAGAAACATGTGCATCGCACGGCATCTCACTAACCATGCACTGTGCCGAAGCACCCAAAGACCGAGAGATCTACCATGATGTATACGGGTGCAGCGCGATGGAATTCATCCGGGATACGGAACTCTGCCCTAACCGTCAAGATAAGCAGAGGAAAATTCACAACCTCGTGCTAGCACATATGGTCAATCTGGACCTTGAAACAGATTTACCACTTCTAAGTGCAACGTACACATCGGTAGCGCATAACCCGAGCTCGAATTTGAAACTAGCATCTGGGGTGGCGCCGATACCATCGATGTTGGGGTATGAGCACGGGATTAATGTGGGGCTAGGGACAGATGGCGCGCCGTGTTCGAATCACTACGATATGTTCCAGGAGATGCATTTAGCGGCGATTCTACATAAGGGGGTTTGTCGCGATGCGAGGGTGGTCGGGGCGGAGACGGTGCTGGAAATGGCGACGATTAATGGAGCTAAGGCGCTGGGGCTGGAAGATGAGATTGGGAGTTTGGAGGTGGGAAAGAAGGCGGATCTGGTGATCGTGGATCCGTATGGCAAGGGAGGGGTGGGCGCTGCGCCGTGGCattgggaggatgaggatggggcGAGTGTTGTTACCACGGTGGTTCACGGATGTACGGGGAGGGATGTAGATTTGACTATGGTTGATGGGGAGATTTTGGTTCTGGGTGGGAAGTTGGTGTGTGGGCTTGAGGGGGAGATTATTTCGCAGGCGCAGAGGGCCAGTCGGGGGGTAAGGGCAAGGTGTAGGAGCAGGATGGGGTCGGAATCATGA
- a CDS encoding uncharacterized protein (COG:P;~EggNog:ENOG410PFK4;~InterPro:IPR006042,IPR006043;~PFAM:PF00860;~TransMembrane:12 (i78-97o117-137i144-165o191-213i220-239o277-295i302-322o334-358i429-451o463-482i489-507o527-549i);~go_component: GO:0016020 - membrane [Evidence IEA];~go_function: GO:0022857 - transmembrane transporter activity [Evidence IEA];~go_process: GO:0055085 - transmembrane transport [Evidence IEA]), translating into MESKSSPISTEESPSHTTGEVLHASSKWGYWKHYLTSRDGWIGDYDYMYLITPNIYPLNKRYKGAEPPFYGLNDEVPILLTIILGLQHALTMIGSVVSPPLALASGAFYLNSVQSQYLVSAAFITTGIATALQVTRVHLFKSPLYIGTGLLSVVGPTFDVIAVAMNYADTRYNNGSCPTDENGSRLPCPEAWGAVLGTCLCTVWIQILMSLVPPKVLNRIFPKVVTGSLLLLVGVYLISSGMENWGGSSNCDGGTGYYALCPNVDAPRPLPWGDPKLIGLGFSVFATIIIVEFVGSPLMKSASVILGLAVGCAISGATGYWSRGEIEAAPVGTFLWVHTFPLSVDGALVLPLLIMFVCEAVSCMPDILATAEISRVDIEGREFHSRIQGGILCDGLGSLISALGTGLPMVSQAGNNGVISLTGCASRRAGWCASAFLLLMGIFGKFGAVFGSMPPSVLGGMQVFLYSTIVVAGARVLGLVDFNRRNRFILTASLGIGMMDIVSPNWFSSVLAYSGPNVHLQGFEQGINLIVETPFIIAAVVGVVLNLVLKEGEKVDTVLP; encoded by the exons ATGGAGTCCAAATCTAGCCCTATCTCCACTGAAGAGTCCCCGTCCCACACAACTGGGGAAGTTCTCCACGCTTCATCAAAGTGGGGATACTGGAAACACTATCTGACTAGTAGAGATGGCTGGATCGGTGATTAT GACTACATGTACCTGATTACACCCAATATTTACCCTCTTAATAAGCGCTACAAAGGCGCCGAACCACCATTCTATGGCCTCAATGACGAGGTTCCAATCTTACTAACCATCATCCTGGGCCTGCAACATGCCCTAACCATGATCGGTTCGGTggtttctcctcctttgGCCCTCGCAAGTGGTGCCTTCTATCTGAATTCCGTACAATCGCAGTACCTCGTCTCTGCAGCATTCATCACTACCGGCATCGCCACAGCATTGCAGGTAACTCGGGTACACCTCTTCAAATCACCATTATACATTGGCACAGGACTGCTATCCGTAGTCGGTCCCACATTCGATGTCATCGCTGTTGCCATGAACTACGCAGACACCAGGTACAATAACGGCTCATGCCCGACAGACGAGAATGGATCGCGTCTCCCGTGTCCCGAAGCATGGGGTGCTGTGCTAGGTACCTGTTTGTGTACGGTCTGGATACAGATCCTCATGTCCCTAGTACCTCCAAAGGTGCTGAATCGCATCTTCCCCAAGGTAGTCACGGGAAgtctcctgctcctggttGGAGTATACCTTATCTCAAGTGGGATGGAGAACTGGGGTGGGAGCTCAAACTGTGATGGTGGGACTGGGTATTATGCCCTCTGTCCTAATGTGGATGCTCCAAGGCCACTGCCATG GGGCGATCCCAAATTAATCGGCCTCGGCTTCAGCGTCTTCGCGACCATCATAATTGTCGAGTTCGTTGGCTCCCCACTCATGAAATCCGCCTCTGTCATCCTAGGCCTAGCAGTTGGCTGTGCCATTTCCGGCGCAACAGGCTACTGGTCTCGCGGCGAAATTGAAGCTGCACCCGTGGGAACATTTCTATGGGTACACACCTTCCCGTTGTCCGTTGACGGGGCACTCGTTCTCCCGCTACTTATTATGTTTGTGTGCGAAGCCGTCAGCTGCATGCCGGACATTCTGGCCACGGCGGAGATTTCTCGCGTGGATATCGAAGGACGGGAGTTTCATAGTCGCATTCAGGGTGGAATCTTATGTGATGGACTAGGAAGTCTGATCAGTGCGTTAGGAACTGGACTCCCCATGGTTAGTCAGGCGGGAAATAATGGGGTTATTTCGTTGACTGGATGCGCT AGCCGACGAGCAGGATGGTGTGCCTctgccttcctccttctgATGGGCATCTTTGGTAAATTCGGCGCTGTCTTCGGATCCATGCCCCCTTCTGTGCTCGGAGGAATGCAGGTGTTCCTGTATAGCACGATCGTGGTGGCTGGTGCGCGCGTCCTCGGTCTGGTGGATTTCAATCGACGCAATAGGTTTATTCTCACTGCATCATTGGGAATCGGCATGATGGATATTGTCTCCCCGAACTGGTTCAGTTCTGTGTTGGCGTATAGCGGACCGAATGTGCATTTACAGGGGTTTGAGCAGGGGATAAATCTGATTGTTGAGACGCCGTTTATTATTGCTgcggtggtgggtgtggtgctGAATCTGgtgttgaaggagggtgagaaggTGGATACGGTGTTGCCTTAG